Proteins from a genomic interval of Zingiber officinale cultivar Zhangliang chromosome 1B, Zo_v1.1, whole genome shotgun sequence:
- the LOC122053595 gene encoding high mobility group B protein 6-like isoform X1: MPLSGLDGRWWPWRRKKKEAYQEVVKQENREKEAMKLLEKEQMQKTAMELLEQYLQFQQEVEKEGKKEREGCFEAKHPMSAFFLFSKERREALLQEKKTILEISKIAGEEWKNMAEEQKAPYEEEQNGIFSCASSI, from the exons ATGCCGCTATCGGGCCTCGATGGCCGCTGGTGGCCTTGGCGACGAAAGAAGAAGGAGGCCTACCAGGAAGTCGTCAAGCAAGAGAATCGAGAGAAAGAAGCAATGAAGCTACTGGAAAAAGAGCAGATGCAGAAGACCGCCATGGAGTTGCTGGAACAATATTTGCAGTTTCAACAG GAAGTTGAAAAAGAGGGCAAGAAA GAAAGAGAAGGATGCTTTGAAGCAAAACATCCGATGTCAGCTTTCTTCTTGTTCTCGAAAGAACGCCGTGAAGCTCTGCTACAAGAGAAGAAAACCATCCTTGAG ATCTCAAAGATAGCAGGAGAGGAGTGGAAGAACATGGCAGAAGAGCAGAAAGCTCCCTATGAGGAGGAGCAAAATGGAATATTTTCGTGTGCATCTTcaatttga
- the LOC122053595 gene encoding high mobility group B protein 6-like isoform X2, with product MPLSGLDGRWWPWRRKKKEAYQEVVKQENREKEAMKLLEKEQMQKTAMELLEQYLQFQQEVEKEGKKEREGCFEAKHPMSAFFLFSKERREALLQEKKTILEISKIAGEEWKNMAEEQKAPYEEEQNGIFSLLRF from the exons ATGCCGCTATCGGGCCTCGATGGCCGCTGGTGGCCTTGGCGACGAAAGAAGAAGGAGGCCTACCAGGAAGTCGTCAAGCAAGAGAATCGAGAGAAAGAAGCAATGAAGCTACTGGAAAAAGAGCAGATGCAGAAGACCGCCATGGAGTTGCTGGAACAATATTTGCAGTTTCAACAG GAAGTTGAAAAAGAGGGCAAGAAA GAAAGAGAAGGATGCTTTGAAGCAAAACATCCGATGTCAGCTTTCTTCTTGTTCTCGAAAGAACGCCGTGAAGCTCTGCTACAAGAGAAGAAAACCATCCTTGAG ATCTCAAAGATAGCAGGAGAGGAGTGGAAGAACATGGCAGAAGAGCAGAAAGCTCCCTATGAGGAGGAGCAAAATGGAATATTTTC ATTGCTAAGATTCTGA
- the LOC122053595 gene encoding high mobility group B protein 6-like isoform X3 — MPLSGLDGRWWPWRRKKKEAYQEVVKQENREKEAMKLLEKEQMQKTAMELLEQYLQFQQEVEKEGKKVRKEKDALKQNIRCQLSSCSRKNAVKLCYKRRKPSLRSQR, encoded by the exons ATGCCGCTATCGGGCCTCGATGGCCGCTGGTGGCCTTGGCGACGAAAGAAGAAGGAGGCCTACCAGGAAGTCGTCAAGCAAGAGAATCGAGAGAAAGAAGCAATGAAGCTACTGGAAAAAGAGCAGATGCAGAAGACCGCCATGGAGTTGCTGGAACAATATTTGCAGTTTCAACAG GAAGTTGAAAAAGAGGGCAAGAAAGTAAG GAAAGAGAAGGATGCTTTGAAGCAAAACATCCGATGTCAGCTTTCTTCTTGTTCTCGAAAGAACGCCGTGAAGCTCTGCTACAAGAGAAGAAAACCATCCTTGAG ATCTCAAAGATAG